The segment GGCGTGAAAAAGGGCGGTTTCAGCTATTGGCACGGGATATGGGTGTATTTAATCAGGAGGTAGGTCTGTTTCTGGATTCAAAGGATGGTTTGCAGTGGAACGAACCTCTGATTGCCTGGTGGGAAGCCGAGCATTATATTCAACAACCACCTGCACCGGCACATTTAAAAAGATATGGACGATTTGAACGTCCTCAGGTATTGTTCCATAAAGGAAAGCCTGCCTATTTATTTACGGCCTCACAGGGTGGCCGGTATATGACTTCCACCGGATTTCTGTTCCGGATTGTATAGACTATTTTTTGCCTCTATAGTATATAAAGTTCACATGGTTCGTTTTCAGTTTATTTTTTGATCTCATCACTTTTTAACGTAATCCTGTATGAAAATAAATTACTTTTCTTTGCTGTATCGTCGTGTACAGTTGATTGTTTTGTTTCTGGGGATACTCTCTGTATCAGACATTCAGGCACAGATCTCTGACCACCACTATGGAAACAAGCGTATAAAGGCGGAGGATCTGGATCGTGGCGTAGTGGCCGTGCGATATGATACCAGCAAAGTGTTTATTAGCTGGAGACTGCTTACTTCAGACCCAGAGCAGTCGGGTTTTGATGTATATCGTATCACAGATCACTGGCGTGTTGCAAAGCTGAATCGAAAGTTATTGAAAACAGTAACGTATTGGATTGATAGCACAGCAGATCTGACACGGGACAATACCTACTATATACAACCTGCCTATTATGGATGGTACTTTCCGATAGGGTATGGGGTAAAAGATGGCAATGCATTTACTCTGGAAGCCAATACATCAATCCGGCAATATCTGTCTGTTCCTTTGGCAGTTCCTTCGGGAGGTACAACTCCGGATAATGTAGCTTATACCTATAATGCCAATGATGCCTCTGTGGGCGATCTGGATGGAGATGGAGAATACGAAATCATTCTGAAATGGGACCCCTCCAATGCTAAAGATAATTCCCAGAGTGGCTTTACCGGAAACGTGTACCTGGATGCCTACAAACTTGATGGAAGGCAGCTCTGGCGCATCGATCTGGGGCGTAATATCCGGGCTGGTGCACACTATACGCAGTTTATGGTATATGACCTGGATGGTGACGGGCGAGCCGAAATAGCCTGTAAAACGGCTGATGGGACCATTGATGGACGTGGAAAAGCGATAGGCGATACCACCAAAGACTGGCGCAACCCATATGGGTATATTTTATCAGGCCCGGAATACCTGACTGTGTTTGATGGACGAACAGGTGCAGCTTTGTCTACAGTTCAATACGTACCTCAACGCCATCCGGTAGCGGGTGACAATCCTACTCCGGATGAAATGCGGGCTGTATGGGGTGATAACTATGGCAACCGAATTGACCGTTTTCTGGCTTGTGTAGCCTATCTGGATGGAAAACGTCCCAGCCTGGTAATGTGCAGAGGATACTATACCCGTACTGTACTGGTTGCCTGGGATTTTAAGAATAAAAAGCTTACGCAGCGCTGGTTATTTGATAGTGATGATAGTACAGGAACCTATCTCAGCTATAGGGGGCAGGGCAATCATAATCTGACAGTGGGAGATATTGATGAAGATGGCAAAGATGAGATTGTGTATGGCTCCTGTGCCATTGATGACAATGGAAAAGGTATGTATACAACAGGACGAGGTCATGGGGATGCTTTGCATATGTCAGACATGGACCCTTCCCGACCAGGGCTGGAAGTATTTTCTCCGCATGAGTCGCCCAGTTCCTATGGCAATTATCCACTGGATTTCAGAGAGGCACGTACTGGCACCCTGATATGGGGTGGACCTGGTCCTAATCAGGGTGATGTGGGGCGAGGCATTGCTATTGATATAGATCCCCGTTATCTGGGGTATGAAGCCTGGGCAACACGGGGTGGGTTGTATTCGGCAAAAGGTGTTCAGATTTCAGCAACTCGTCCTTCTCAGATAAATTTCGCTGCCTGGTGGGATGGTGATCTGCTTCGGGAATTGCTGGATGGAACCTCCATCAGCAAATGGAATTATGTAGCGGGCACAAGCAATCTGTTACTGAATGCATTTAGTGTTGGAGCAGCCTCTAACAATGGTACCAAAGCTACTCCCTGTTTAAGTGCTGATTTGTTTGGAGACTGGCGTGAGGAAATAATCTGGCGTAATGCCAACAACCAGGAGTTGTTGATATTTACCACAACCATACCTACCCCATACCGGATGCCTACACTGATGCAGGATCGTCAGTATCGGTTGAGCATTGCCTGGCAGAACGTAGCCTATAATCAGCCTCCACACCCCGGATTTTACCTGGGAACAGATAGCACAGGCTCTGTTTCTTCGGCACGCATAAGCCCTGACCTGACTCCCGCAGAGGATTGGGCAGAGGTATCTGTTGGGCCTAATCCTTCTGTGGATGGATTTGAAATTCAGGTTGGCAAAGGAGTATTTCACTACCAGATCTACGAATCATCCGGCAGATTGGTGGATAGCGGAACAGGAAAAGACCACCTGACAGTGGGTAAAAAGCTTACTGCAGGTGCGTATATTATCAAAATATCTTCTGGGGATCATTCTAAAGTAGTGAAAGTTGTAAAGCAATAGCTTGATGAGAATCCCAGCTTGGAAAGGAAGGAACATTCCTCTACTGTTCTCCTGAAAAAATTACTCTTACCTTTTTGTCCTTCTAGAAGAATCTTGTGACAAATAGAGACATTGTTGGTTTATGAGAGAAAGAATACACTCCAAATCCAAATACCGCCGGTCTTGTCACAAGATTCTTTTAGAAGGACAGTGAGGAGAGAGCCTGCCAGGACAAAAGAGGGTAGGAAGATAAAACATTCCTTTAAGAAGGACAAAGAGGGAGAGTTTCTTACAGGAGGACAGGTTGTGGAGAGATTATTTCAGAAGGAAAGATGAGGAAAAACGTTTAAATTAAAAGCATTGACATTCCGGTGTGTTAAAATGAGAGAATAATCTTTATGAAGAAGATCTTATTTATGACTTTAGGTGTTCTAGGCGTATTCGGTCTGGTAATTTTACTGGCAATCATGGCTTCTTTTTATAGTACTAAAAGAGGTTTATATTACTCTAATATTAGCCCTACCATAGAGGACGCAAAAGAAAAAGGAGTATTTTATAAAACACTGCTTTTTCTAAATAAAGATACATTAAAGATCGATTCTTTAGAACTATTTCCTTATGATGCTTGGTTAGAAAGAGAATTTTTAGATATTGAAACAAGAGAATTAGACTCATCAAAAATTATAGTAGTTATTAGTTTTAAACTATATAAGAAAGGGAAAGAATTTTACCCAAAAGATGGCAATCACTTGCCTCTTTTGGAAAGTAATTATTCGTCGGATTATATATCTAAGCACATCCAAGAAAACACTAATAGTATGTGTACTGGTTTTTATTTCATTAGAAAAGACTTATCAGATACGCTCATAATTAAAAACCCAAAGTCAAGTCAAGCTGTTAAACTAGTTAAGACTAAGTAGGTTTAGACCTTCCTGCCCTTATTAGAACAGGTGTAACAAGACCGGCCTCTGGATTTGGAGCAGATTCTCTCAGATACCAAAATTAGTTTTATTTGTCACATCTGTCCCGACAACTGCCTGCCACGCATCAGCGTGGGCGGGAAGGTTCTTTCAGAAGGACAAAAAGAGAGTATAGTTCTTTCGGGAAGAAAAGAATGTTGTGGGTGCCTTACAGGAGGGCAGGGATGGGAAAGATCCTTTAGTTATCAATTGTAACTGAAGTTTCGGTTACAGAGAGATATGACCGGAACTCCAGTTAAACCAACAAGTGAACA is part of the Xanthocytophaga agilis genome and harbors:
- a CDS encoding T9SS type A sorting domain-containing protein; amino-acid sequence: MKINYFSLLYRRVQLIVLFLGILSVSDIQAQISDHHYGNKRIKAEDLDRGVVAVRYDTSKVFISWRLLTSDPEQSGFDVYRITDHWRVAKLNRKLLKTVTYWIDSTADLTRDNTYYIQPAYYGWYFPIGYGVKDGNAFTLEANTSIRQYLSVPLAVPSGGTTPDNVAYTYNANDASVGDLDGDGEYEIILKWDPSNAKDNSQSGFTGNVYLDAYKLDGRQLWRIDLGRNIRAGAHYTQFMVYDLDGDGRAEIACKTADGTIDGRGKAIGDTTKDWRNPYGYILSGPEYLTVFDGRTGAALSTVQYVPQRHPVAGDNPTPDEMRAVWGDNYGNRIDRFLACVAYLDGKRPSLVMCRGYYTRTVLVAWDFKNKKLTQRWLFDSDDSTGTYLSYRGQGNHNLTVGDIDEDGKDEIVYGSCAIDDNGKGMYTTGRGHGDALHMSDMDPSRPGLEVFSPHESPSSYGNYPLDFREARTGTLIWGGPGPNQGDVGRGIAIDIDPRYLGYEAWATRGGLYSAKGVQISATRPSQINFAAWWDGDLLRELLDGTSISKWNYVAGTSNLLLNAFSVGAASNNGTKATPCLSADLFGDWREEIIWRNANNQELLIFTTTIPTPYRMPTLMQDRQYRLSIAWQNVAYNQPPHPGFYLGTDSTGSVSSARISPDLTPAEDWAEVSVGPNPSVDGFEIQVGKGVFHYQIYESSGRLVDSGTGKDHLTVGKKLTAGAYIIKISSGDHSKVVKVVKQ